In Armatimonadota bacterium, the following proteins share a genomic window:
- a CDS encoding carbonic anhydrase yields the protein MSFYQQALQANARYAEGFQHGDLPTPPSRKAVVLTCMDARLMPDQFLGFGIGEAHVIRNAGALATDDAIRSLVISTNLLGTREILIIAHTGCGMLTFRDEEVQKQLQQQYGADASGLALHAFPDLHESVRRQVQRVRECPFIAKDIPVYGLIYHVETGRLEEVVQA from the coding sequence ATGTCCTTTTACCAGCAAGCCCTGCAGGCGAACGCCCGCTACGCGGAGGGTTTTCAGCATGGCGACTTGCCTACCCCGCCATCTCGCAAGGCGGTAGTGCTCACCTGTATGGACGCCCGTCTGATGCCCGACCAGTTTCTGGGCTTTGGTATTGGCGAGGCGCACGTTATCCGCAACGCGGGCGCGTTGGCGACGGACGATGCCATCCGCTCGCTGGTTATCTCCACTAATCTGCTGGGCACGCGCGAGATCCTGATCATCGCCCACACTGGTTGTGGGATGCTTACCTTCCGCGACGAAGAGGTGCAGAAACAGCTGCAGCAGCAGTACGGCGCGGACGCCAGCGGACTCGCTCTGCACGCTTTCCCCGACCTGCACGAGAGCGTACGCCGGCAGGTACAACGAGTGCGCGAATGTCCCTTCATCGCGAAGGATATCCCTGTGTACGGGTTGATTTACCATGTGGAGACGGGCAGATTAGAGGAGGTCGTACAGGCATAG
- a CDS encoding hydrolase: MMEAAIFDIDGVLVDSPHERAWGETLQRLMSTRWADIASGSRYAPERYTSEVYQQVVSGKPRQEGAAALLEYFGIPDPDGRRMQELCDFKQQMIVDLIEHGLFTAFEDGLRFILALKAKGIKLAAASSSKNANRMLERVFLQPFCKRQCLHLPFVTAETRLIDLFDANVCGRDFVHGKPHPEIFLTAAALLGVPPERCVVIEDAPAGVQAAKAGGMRCVGVARRGDTDLLLAAGADRVVVSLDEVNLEEL; this comes from the coding sequence ATGATGGAGGCGGCGATATTCGACATCGACGGCGTGCTGGTGGACTCACCGCACGAACGCGCGTGGGGAGAAACTTTACAAAGACTCATGAGTACCCGCTGGGCAGATATCGCTTCTGGCTCCCGCTATGCACCGGAGCGCTACACTTCCGAAGTCTATCAGCAGGTCGTATCTGGCAAGCCCAGGCAGGAGGGGGCAGCGGCGTTGTTAGAATACTTTGGTATTCCCGACCCCGACGGCAGGCGCATGCAAGAGCTATGCGACTTCAAACAGCAGATGATTGTGGATCTGATAGAGCACGGGCTGTTTACCGCTTTTGAAGACGGCTTGCGCTTCATTCTCGCGTTGAAGGCTAAGGGGATAAAACTTGCCGCCGCCTCGTCGTCCAAGAACGCCAATCGAATGCTGGAGCGGGTGTTTCTGCAACCTTTCTGCAAAAGGCAATGCCTGCACTTGCCTTTTGTCACCGCTGAAACGCGCCTGATAGACCTGTTCGACGCCAACGTCTGCGGACGTGACTTCGTACACGGCAAGCCGCACCCCGAGATATTCCTCACTGCGGCGGCTTTGCTGGGCGTCCCTCCTGAACGATGCGTCGTTATCGAGGATGCACCCGCAGGAGTGCAGGCGGCGAAGGCAGGGGGGATGCGCTGTGTCGGCGTGGCGCGACGGGGCGACACCGACCTGTTGCTCGCTGCTGGCGCGGACCGGGTGGTAGTAAGTCTGGACGAGGTGAACCTCGAGGAGCTGTGA
- a CDS encoding kojibiose phosphorylase codes for MDEYDFIDGWIIRETTYKPEEESAKATVFALANGYMGLRGAGEELPPTIPGVKGCYINGIYDTPRGKLTEREFPNMPDWTFIQFWADHDPFDPANMGELLEYSRELDMRRGVMRRYIRWRSPSGKTVRMESQRLLSMTHRHVGVIRYRLLAEDPVHIELRSSIDGAVNNRWAYHFKRFTRRQDGEEDYLEVETFEPGYHIGVMARHEVHTPAQVSVERDDPTDRCVQTIFTFDLQPEQEFELTKWCALTDSRFSEGDLHALCLAELDSVCALGFEALKAENAYRWEDLWQASDVQIEGDDEAQMGIRFAIFHLLAAAPYHDDRISIPARGLQGQDYYGSIFWDCEIFVLPLFIYTQPQVARNILRYRYHTLEGARRKAKKLGFQGAYYAWQSQETGDEQCDLYVFTNPLTGEPIRSYFADEQIHISADIAYAIWQYVQATGDEGFWLDGGAEILVEVARFFVSRAHWNAERERYELRSVLGPDEYHERVNNNAYTNALAQFSVQKAMEVLNLLREKHPEAYDTLKVQTGLTDGEIARWQHFAQKAYVPAPDPKTRLIPQFDGYFELRDEPVEETRKRLAHPDLHPGGPLGPYQQTQNIKQADVVLLLYLLRDHYDTETKLANWRYYEPRTAHDSSLSPMAYSLVAADVGMVEWAYKYFLYTAFIDLASYGPHWNLGIHAASLGGAWQAVVNGFCQLELTAESIRFLKPPVIPSHWRSVRFRVVWHGQPVRVNVDGTSVQLTNEGTGDVPVRTQSGRAVLAPGQSWRWEH; via the coding sequence ATGGACGAGTACGACTTTATCGACGGCTGGATCATCCGCGAAACGACGTACAAACCGGAAGAGGAGAGCGCAAAAGCAACCGTTTTCGCGCTGGCGAACGGCTACATGGGACTGCGCGGAGCAGGGGAGGAACTCCCTCCCACCATCCCAGGCGTCAAGGGATGTTACATCAACGGCATCTACGATACCCCGCGCGGCAAGCTTACCGAGCGCGAGTTCCCCAACATGCCCGATTGGACGTTCATCCAGTTCTGGGCGGACCATGACCCATTTGACCCCGCCAACATGGGCGAACTGCTGGAATACAGTCGCGAGCTGGATATGCGCAGGGGGGTGATGCGCCGGTACATCCGCTGGCGAAGCCCATCGGGCAAAACGGTGCGTATGGAGAGCCAGCGTCTGCTCAGCATGACACACCGGCACGTGGGGGTTATTCGTTACCGGCTGCTTGCCGAAGACCCGGTGCACATCGAACTGCGTTCCAGCATCGACGGAGCGGTGAACAACCGCTGGGCGTATCACTTCAAGCGGTTCACCCGCCGGCAGGATGGCGAGGAAGACTATCTGGAAGTGGAGACCTTCGAGCCCGGCTACCATATCGGCGTGATGGCGAGACACGAGGTGCATACACCCGCGCAGGTCAGCGTGGAACGGGACGACCCTACGGACCGCTGCGTACAGACCATCTTCACCTTTGACCTGCAGCCGGAGCAGGAGTTCGAACTGACCAAATGGTGCGCCCTGACCGATAGCCGTTTCAGCGAGGGTGACCTGCACGCACTCTGCCTTGCCGAACTGGATAGCGTCTGTGCGCTGGGCTTCGAGGCGTTGAAGGCGGAAAATGCGTACCGCTGGGAAGATCTCTGGCAGGCATCTGACGTGCAGATTGAGGGCGATGATGAGGCGCAGATGGGCATCCGGTTTGCCATATTCCATCTGCTCGCCGCCGCGCCTTACCATGATGACCGTATCAGCATCCCCGCGCGCGGTTTACAGGGGCAGGATTACTATGGCTCCATCTTCTGGGACTGCGAGATATTCGTGCTCCCTCTGTTCATCTATACCCAGCCGCAGGTGGCGCGGAACATCCTGCGCTATCGCTACCACACGCTCGAGGGCGCGAGGCGGAAGGCGAAGAAGCTGGGCTTTCAGGGGGCATACTATGCCTGGCAAAGTCAGGAAACCGGCGACGAGCAGTGCGACCTGTACGTGTTCACCAATCCGCTCACCGGTGAGCCGATACGCAGTTACTTTGCCGACGAGCAGATACACATCTCCGCCGACATCGCCTACGCAATATGGCAATACGTACAGGCGACGGGCGATGAGGGGTTCTGGCTGGACGGCGGCGCGGAGATTCTGGTGGAGGTGGCGCGTTTCTTCGTCTCGCGGGCGCACTGGAACGCTGAGCGCGAACGATACGAACTGCGTTCGGTGCTTGGTCCTGACGAGTATCATGAGCGCGTGAACAACAACGCCTATACCAACGCGCTGGCGCAGTTCAGCGTGCAGAAAGCGATGGAAGTGCTGAACCTGTTGCGAGAGAAGCATCCTGAGGCATACGATACACTCAAGGTACAAACGGGGCTGACCGACGGCGAAATCGCCCGATGGCAACACTTCGCACAGAAGGCGTACGTGCCTGCCCCTGACCCGAAAACACGCTTGATTCCGCAGTTCGACGGCTACTTCGAGTTGCGCGACGAGCCGGTAGAGGAGACGCGCAAACGCCTGGCACACCCCGACCTGCATCCGGGCGGTCCGCTGGGTCCCTATCAGCAGACGCAAAACATCAAGCAGGCGGACGTGGTGCTGCTACTGTACCTGTTGCGCGACCACTATGACACCGAAACCAAGCTGGCGAACTGGCGTTATTACGAGCCGCGCACTGCGCACGACTCTTCGCTCAGCCCGATGGCGTACTCGCTGGTGGCGGCGGATGTGGGCATGGTGGAGTGGGCGTACAAGTACTTCCTGTACACCGCCTTTATCGATCTCGCCTCGTACGGACCGCACTGGAATCTGGGCATTCATGCTGCGTCGCTGGGGGGAGCATGGCAGGCAGTGGTCAACGGCTTCTGTCAGCTGGAGTTGACCGCAGAGAGCATCCGTTTCCTCAAGCCGCCGGTTATCCCGTCACACTGGCGGAGTGTGCGCTTCCGTGTGGTGTGGCACGGACAGCCGGTGCGGGTGAATGTAGATGGCACGAGCGTGCAGTTGACCAACGAGGGCACAGGCGATGTTCCCGTGCGAACCCAGTCAGGCAGAGCGGTCCTCGCCCCCGGCCAAAGTTGGCGGTGGGAGCACTAA